Proteins encoded within one genomic window of Raineyella fluvialis:
- a CDS encoding sugar phosphate isomerase/epimerase family protein — translation MDAATCGPLGLSALTVLDAPPPDTVTAAAAAGFDAVGVRVFPAGTEPAWPMIGDTPMLRETVRRIADTGITLWDIEVLRLREDKTLEEQLAILDAGHALGARYVLVNVNDADPSRRLDRLNLLAGEAAARGLTLAVEYMVFTEIRTLTDAVALVREVEGPAVVLPDSLHVARSGGTLAELAGLPTALVPYAQLCDTVTEPAPATPEEALAEARTARRLPGDGDLALKDFVGALPAGTVLTVEAPVRDLPLQERCVAALASLRSCLS, via the coding sequence GTGGACGCCGCCACCTGCGGCCCGCTCGGCCTGTCGGCGCTCACGGTGCTCGACGCGCCGCCGCCGGACACCGTGACCGCCGCCGCGGCGGCGGGGTTCGACGCGGTCGGTGTCCGGGTCTTCCCCGCAGGCACCGAGCCCGCCTGGCCGATGATCGGCGACACGCCGATGCTGCGCGAGACCGTCCGCCGGATCGCCGACACGGGCATCACCCTGTGGGACATCGAGGTGCTCCGGCTGCGCGAGGACAAGACCCTCGAGGAGCAGCTCGCGATCCTCGACGCCGGTCACGCACTGGGAGCCCGCTATGTGCTGGTCAACGTGAACGACGCGGATCCGTCCAGACGCCTCGACCGGCTGAACCTGCTGGCCGGCGAGGCCGCCGCCCGTGGACTCACCCTGGCTGTGGAGTACATGGTGTTCACCGAGATCCGTACGCTCACCGACGCCGTCGCCCTCGTCCGCGAGGTGGAGGGGCCGGCGGTGGTGCTGCCCGACTCACTGCACGTCGCCCGGTCCGGAGGCACCCTCGCCGAACTGGCTGGGCTTCCCACCGCGTTGGTGCCGTACGCGCAACTGTGCGACACCGTCACGGAACCGGCCCCCGCGACTCCCGAGGAGGCTCTGGCCGAGGCCCGTACGGCTCGCCGGCTGCCCGGCGACGGTGATCTGGCGCTGAAGGACTTCGTCGGGGCACTTCCCGCCGGCACCGTGCTGACCGTCGAGGCCCCCGTCCGGGACCTTCCCCTGCAGGAACGCTGCGTCGCGGCCCTCGCGTCGCTGCGATCCTGCCTGTCGTGA
- a CDS encoding sulfite exporter TauE/SafE family protein, which produces MFQAALFHGVPALGATALALMALGGLLIGFSKTSFGGLGAVASAVYALSMPARESTAVVLLLLLTGDLIALLSYGRHVRWRVLGQLLPAVLPGLLLGAVFIRLVDDVLMRRSIAVVLLAMVVVRLVQGRLRPATTPTEGRGHWAVAAGAGLTAGFTTMVANAAAPVMSLYLLAQRFDKRRFLATNAWFFATVNLCKVPFAASVGLFTPLVFGVTLVMLPAVLVGAAVGRLIIRRVTQQQFELVTVLATAAASVLLLVR; this is translated from the coding sequence TTGTTCCAGGCGGCGTTGTTCCACGGCGTGCCCGCGCTCGGCGCGACGGCTCTGGCGCTGATGGCGCTGGGCGGCCTGCTCATCGGGTTCTCGAAGACCAGCTTCGGGGGCCTAGGGGCGGTCGCCAGCGCCGTCTACGCGCTCAGCATGCCGGCGCGCGAGTCCACGGCAGTGGTCCTGCTGCTCCTGCTGACCGGGGACCTGATCGCGCTGCTCTCCTACGGGCGGCATGTCCGGTGGCGCGTGCTCGGGCAGCTACTGCCGGCGGTGCTGCCGGGCCTGTTGCTGGGGGCGGTGTTCATCCGCCTCGTCGACGACGTGCTGATGCGGCGCAGCATCGCGGTGGTGCTGCTGGCGATGGTGGTGGTGCGCCTGGTGCAGGGACGGTTGCGCCCTGCGACGACCCCGACCGAGGGACGTGGACACTGGGCGGTCGCGGCGGGCGCCGGGCTCACGGCGGGGTTCACCACCATGGTGGCGAACGCCGCCGCCCCCGTGATGTCGCTCTACCTGCTCGCCCAGCGCTTCGACAAGCGGCGCTTCCTCGCCACGAACGCCTGGTTCTTCGCGACCGTCAACCTGTGCAAGGTCCCGTTCGCGGCCTCCGTGGGGTTGTTCACTCCCCTCGTGTTCGGCGTGACCCTGGTCATGCTGCCGGCCGTGCTCGTCGGCGCGGCGGTCGGCCGGCTCATCATCCGCCGCGTGACGCAGCAGCAGTTCGAGCTGGTGACCGTCCTCGCCACGGCGGCTGCCTCGGTGCTGCTGCTGGTGCGATGA
- a CDS encoding thiamine pyrophosphate-binding protein — protein sequence MVLASDEIVRYLEGRGVTKVFGLCGHTNIAVLDALSRTTAIDFVNVRHEQIAAHAADGYARVTRKASVVLSHLGPGLTNAATGVANAALDSIPMVVIAGDVPTYYFGKHPHQEVNYHADGDQWEIYRPFVKRAFRVERAEMLPEILDRAFVIAESGRPGPVLVDVPMDLFSLEIDSALVDRALANRLDYARPTITEELAEQIVRNLVAAERPLVYAGGGILLADASAELTALVDWLDLPVAHSLMGKGAVPDDNPHVLGMSGFWGVKFTNNFCLEADWILGLGTRFAEADSSSWYEDFTFRMPPTRLMQIDIDPEQIGRNYPVEIGAVADLKQALGVLLKVAKRIVPDGVQRPGIVESITEERATRKEGFRADQVSDEFPMNPARILADLRQAIPAETYVVTDVGWNKNGVGQQYDIVVPGTFVTPGGFATMGFGSSAAIGVKLAAPDRPVVALIGDGGFGQNPAVLATARRERIPIVWVVMNNNAFGTIAGLEKANYGTTYGTTFEVVDGDDMWIDYAAVARGYGIKAVRVEGAEHFAEVLAEALSAEEPFLIDVPMRNIPTPTAGHWNILDIYSPEGVKGHAVTD from the coding sequence ATGGTGCTCGCATCCGACGAGATCGTGCGGTATCTGGAAGGCCGCGGCGTGACCAAGGTGTTCGGCCTGTGTGGCCACACCAACATCGCCGTTCTCGACGCCCTGTCCCGCACGACGGCAATCGACTTCGTCAACGTCCGCCACGAGCAGATCGCCGCCCATGCCGCGGACGGCTACGCGCGGGTGACGCGCAAGGCGTCTGTGGTGCTGTCACACCTGGGCCCGGGCCTGACGAACGCCGCGACCGGCGTCGCGAACGCCGCGCTGGACTCGATCCCGATGGTGGTGATCGCCGGTGACGTCCCGACCTACTACTTCGGCAAGCACCCCCACCAGGAGGTCAACTACCACGCCGACGGCGACCAGTGGGAGATCTACCGGCCGTTCGTGAAGCGGGCCTTCCGGGTCGAACGCGCCGAGATGTTGCCGGAGATCCTGGACCGGGCCTTCGTAATCGCCGAGTCCGGGCGGCCCGGCCCGGTGCTGGTGGACGTCCCGATGGACCTGTTCAGCCTCGAGATCGACAGCGCCCTGGTCGACCGCGCCCTGGCCAACCGCCTCGACTACGCGCGGCCGACCATCACCGAGGAGCTGGCCGAGCAGATCGTCCGCAACCTCGTGGCGGCCGAGCGGCCGCTGGTGTACGCGGGGGGCGGCATCCTGCTCGCCGATGCCTCCGCGGAACTGACCGCACTGGTCGACTGGCTCGACCTGCCCGTCGCCCACAGCCTGATGGGCAAGGGCGCCGTCCCCGACGACAACCCGCACGTGCTCGGCATGTCCGGCTTCTGGGGGGTGAAGTTCACCAACAATTTCTGTCTCGAGGCCGACTGGATCCTCGGTCTGGGCACCCGTTTCGCCGAGGCCGACTCGAGCTCCTGGTACGAGGACTTCACCTTCCGGATGCCGCCCACGAGGCTGATGCAGATCGACATCGACCCGGAGCAGATCGGGCGCAACTATCCGGTTGAGATCGGAGCGGTGGCGGACCTGAAGCAGGCGCTCGGGGTGCTGCTGAAGGTCGCCAAGCGGATCGTCCCCGACGGGGTCCAGCGCCCGGGGATCGTGGAGTCGATCACCGAGGAGCGCGCCACCCGCAAGGAGGGGTTCCGCGCGGACCAGGTCAGTGACGAGTTCCCGATGAATCCCGCGCGGATCCTGGCGGACCTGCGCCAGGCGATACCGGCCGAGACGTACGTCGTGACGGATGTCGGCTGGAACAAGAACGGTGTCGGTCAGCAGTACGACATCGTCGTCCCGGGCACCTTCGTCACACCGGGCGGGTTCGCCACGATGGGCTTCGGATCCTCGGCGGCGATCGGGGTCAAGCTCGCCGCGCCGGACCGACCGGTCGTCGCCCTGATCGGTGACGGAGGGTTCGGGCAGAACCCGGCGGTCCTGGCCACGGCCCGGCGGGAACGCATCCCGATCGTCTGGGTCGTGATGAACAACAACGCCTTCGGCACCATCGCCGGCCTGGAGAAGGCGAACTACGGCACGACGTACGGCACCACCTTCGAGGTCGTCGACGGCGACGACATGTGGATCGACTACGCGGCCGTCGCCCGTGGCTACGGCATCAAGGCGGTGCGGGTCGAGGGGGCCGAGCACTTCGCCGAGGTGCTCGCCGAGGCGCTCTCCGCCGAGGAACCGTTCCTCATCGACGTGCCCATGCGCAACATCCCCACTCCCACCGCGGGTCACTGGAACATCCTCGACATCTACAGTCCTGAGGGTGTCAAGGGCCATGCCGTCACTGATTGA
- a CDS encoding DsbA family protein, with protein MTLHDSDRSDALQQVDFWFDPQCPWAWMTSRWMLEVEKVRPVHTVFHVMSLSVLNEGRDELPDDYKTFLAGAWGSARLALAVEEQYGSEKLREFYTAVGTRFHPKGETRDRATLEAALAEVGLPAELADAAETDANDAALRRSHHEGMDPVGNEVGTPVVRINGKSLFGPVISPAPKGEQAGRLFDGVSLVTEYDGFYELKRSRTTGPIFD; from the coding sequence ATGACTCTCCACGACTCCGATCGGTCCGATGCCCTCCAGCAGGTCGACTTCTGGTTCGATCCGCAGTGCCCGTGGGCCTGGATGACCTCCCGATGGATGCTCGAGGTCGAGAAGGTGCGCCCCGTGCACACGGTCTTCCACGTGATGAGCCTGTCGGTCCTCAACGAGGGGCGCGACGAACTGCCGGACGACTACAAGACGTTCCTCGCCGGCGCGTGGGGATCGGCCCGTCTCGCGCTGGCCGTCGAGGAGCAGTACGGCTCGGAGAAGCTGCGTGAGTTCTACACCGCGGTGGGCACCCGTTTCCACCCCAAGGGTGAGACGCGGGACCGGGCGACCCTCGAGGCGGCCCTGGCCGAGGTCGGCCTTCCCGCTGAGCTCGCCGACGCGGCGGAGACGGACGCCAACGACGCCGCCCTGCGCCGGTCGCACCACGAGGGGATGGACCCGGTGGGCAACGAGGTCGGGACGCCGGTGGTCCGGATCAACGGCAAGTCGCTCTTCGGCCCGGTGATCTCGCCCGCCCCCAAGGGCGAGCAGGCCGGTCGCCTCTTCGACGGTGTCTCCCTTGTCACCGAATACGACGGCTTCTACGAGCTGAAGCGGTCGCGGACCACCGGGCCGATCTTCGACTGA
- a CDS encoding FAD-dependent oxidoreductase yields the protein MTEQNWDDHYDLVVLGTGAAGLSASLTAANEGLRVLTLEKSDYYGGTTCYSAGTCWVPGSSYVEAAGLHNDLAKAETYLDALVGERGPKDMWMSYLTNGPTMIDYMETMGVRWIPFPGFVDYYPELEGSGRGYRALEPEPFDGKKLGKLAFSHLRGPVPEFALFGGSLMVRRTEVTKLLHLFDGVGLQRLQVLTTALRLGIPWFLDLLRGWPRGTRMVMGNALIARLYHEYTSRGGTLWLNANTTELVTENGRVTGAVVEYRGVPRRVEARRGVVMAAGGFPASPELRNKYLRGPAAEFTRAADTCTGDTFALAEAAGAILGPQDENGALWFPSSVGYRKDGSLAVFPHIWDRAKPGMIAVNAAGKRFTDEARSYNHFVRGMYESDEAGVPTVPAYLVADHDHMMKYGLGMIYPASTGPLMSHWLKSGYIVRDRTLAGLATKIGVDAAGLEATVERYNADCEKGVDTEFGKGSSEYSPQYGDPKVSPNVNLGPVATGPFYAMAVYPTPLSTGRGLLINPQGQCLDAEGTPVEGLYACGSDAQQVFGVQYPGGGCQVGAGMIFGFLIGKHAAGHPVDQHTAGQPVRA from the coding sequence ATGACTGAGCAGAACTGGGACGACCACTACGACCTCGTGGTGCTGGGTACCGGCGCAGCCGGACTCAGCGCCTCCCTCACGGCCGCCAACGAGGGACTCCGGGTCCTGACCCTGGAGAAGTCGGATTACTACGGCGGCACGACCTGCTACTCGGCCGGCACCTGCTGGGTGCCCGGGAGCAGCTACGTCGAAGCAGCGGGCCTGCACAACGATCTGGCGAAGGCCGAGACCTACCTCGACGCGCTCGTGGGTGAGCGTGGTCCCAAGGACATGTGGATGTCCTACCTGACCAACGGCCCGACCATGATCGACTACATGGAGACCATGGGCGTGCGATGGATCCCGTTCCCCGGCTTCGTCGACTACTACCCGGAGCTCGAGGGCTCCGGTCGCGGCTACCGCGCCCTGGAGCCCGAGCCTTTCGACGGCAAGAAGCTGGGCAAGCTCGCCTTCTCCCACCTGCGTGGGCCGGTCCCCGAGTTCGCCCTCTTCGGCGGCTCCCTGATGGTGCGCCGCACCGAGGTCACCAAACTGCTGCACCTCTTCGACGGTGTCGGACTCCAGCGCCTCCAGGTCCTGACGACCGCCCTGCGGCTGGGCATCCCCTGGTTCCTCGACCTGCTCCGCGGCTGGCCGCGCGGCACCCGGATGGTGATGGGCAACGCCCTGATCGCCAGGCTGTACCACGAGTACACGAGCCGTGGCGGCACGCTGTGGCTGAACGCCAACACCACCGAACTCGTGACCGAAAACGGCCGGGTGACCGGCGCCGTCGTCGAGTACAGGGGCGTCCCACGCCGCGTCGAGGCGCGCCGCGGCGTGGTGATGGCCGCCGGTGGCTTCCCCGCCTCCCCCGAGCTGCGCAACAAGTACCTGCGCGGTCCGGCCGCTGAGTTCACCCGGGCCGCCGACACCTGCACCGGCGACACCTTCGCGCTCGCCGAGGCCGCCGGGGCGATCCTCGGCCCCCAGGACGAGAACGGGGCCCTCTGGTTCCCGAGCTCGGTCGGCTACCGCAAGGACGGCTCACTGGCGGTCTTCCCACACATCTGGGACCGGGCCAAGCCCGGCATGATCGCCGTCAACGCCGCTGGCAAGCGGTTCACCGACGAGGCCCGCTCGTACAACCACTTCGTCCGCGGCATGTACGAGTCCGACGAGGCCGGCGTTCCCACCGTCCCGGCCTACCTCGTGGCCGATCACGACCACATGATGAAGTACGGCCTCGGGATGATCTACCCCGCCTCCACAGGGCCGCTGATGAGCCACTGGCTGAAGTCGGGCTACATCGTCCGGGACCGCACGCTGGCCGGCCTGGCGACGAAGATCGGTGTCGACGCGGCCGGTCTGGAGGCGACCGTCGAGCGGTACAACGCCGACTGCGAGAAGGGCGTCGACACGGAGTTCGGCAAGGGCTCCAGCGAATACAGCCCTCAGTACGGCGACCCGAAGGTCTCCCCCAACGTCAACCTGGGACCGGTGGCCACCGGCCCGTTCTACGCGATGGCCGTCTACCCGACGCCGCTGTCCACCGGTCGCGGCCTGCTGATCAACCCGCAGGGCCAGTGCCTGGACGCCGAGGGGACCCCTGTCGAGGGCCTGTACGCCTGCGGTTCCGACGCCCAGCAGGTGTTCGGGGTGCAGTACCCCGGCGGTGGATGCCAGGTCGGCGCCGGGATGATCTTCGGCTTCCTGATCGGCAAGCACGCCGCCGGCCACCCGGTCGACCAGCACACCGCGGGCCAGCCGGTGAGGGCCTGA
- a CDS encoding aldehyde dehydrogenase family protein, translating into MAEEKKRKEMTPEQVQELDDLFAKARQALAVIETYDQARVDRLCQAVAWAVANTTTFHRLVEMGIQESGLGDYNSRMNKRMKIRGVLRDALRQPSVGVVEEIPEKGLVKYGKPAGIIGCIVPTTNPDLTPAGNAIYAIKARDVVIFSPHPRSKDTTYETVRLMREALEAEGAPADILQCITQPSLLVSQELMKRSDLIIATGGQALVRQAYSSGKPAYGVGAGNATEFLDETADVKATAMNCMLSKTSDYGSGCSADGNVLVPRAKYQEMLDALAEVGGFRADADQRAALDKVMWDQEGHRLADTVAISPQKLARAAGFEIPDESTFIFVEGTGIGPEHNFCKEKLTTLMAVHPYDGSFEDGVDLALQLFDVGGKGHSCGISSNDDAHIDYFGRIMPVSRIMVNQPNSRANAGAFNNGMPMTSSMGCGTWGGNIISENVSLKHYMNTTWVSRRIETDRPSDAELFGEFYDPALEPEGEASPTDAAFTVE; encoded by the coding sequence GTGGCCGAAGAGAAGAAGCGCAAGGAGATGACCCCCGAACAGGTCCAGGAACTGGACGATCTGTTCGCGAAGGCGCGCCAGGCGTTGGCAGTCATCGAGACGTATGACCAGGCGAGGGTCGACCGGCTCTGCCAGGCGGTCGCTTGGGCTGTCGCGAACACCACGACCTTCCACCGGCTGGTGGAGATGGGCATCCAGGAGTCCGGGCTCGGTGACTACAACAGCCGGATGAACAAGCGGATGAAGATCCGGGGGGTGCTGCGGGACGCGCTGCGTCAGCCGAGCGTCGGCGTCGTGGAGGAGATCCCGGAGAAGGGCCTGGTCAAGTACGGCAAGCCGGCCGGCATCATCGGCTGCATCGTCCCGACCACCAACCCGGACCTGACGCCCGCCGGCAACGCGATCTACGCGATCAAGGCCCGCGACGTGGTCATCTTCTCGCCCCACCCCCGCTCCAAGGACACCACCTACGAGACGGTCCGGCTGATGCGTGAGGCCCTCGAGGCGGAAGGCGCTCCGGCCGACATCCTGCAGTGCATCACCCAGCCCAGCCTGTTGGTGAGCCAGGAGCTGATGAAGCGCTCCGATCTGATCATCGCCACCGGCGGCCAGGCGCTGGTTCGTCAGGCGTACAGCTCCGGCAAGCCCGCGTACGGGGTCGGAGCCGGCAACGCCACCGAGTTCCTCGACGAGACCGCCGACGTCAAGGCGACCGCGATGAACTGCATGCTGTCCAAGACCTCCGACTACGGCTCCGGGTGCTCGGCCGACGGCAACGTTCTCGTGCCCCGTGCGAAGTACCAGGAGATGCTCGACGCCCTGGCGGAAGTGGGTGGCTTCCGTGCCGACGCCGACCAGCGGGCCGCGCTGGACAAGGTGATGTGGGACCAGGAGGGCCATCGGCTCGCCGACACCGTCGCGATCTCCCCGCAGAAGCTGGCCCGGGCGGCGGGCTTCGAGATCCCGGATGAGTCGACGTTCATCTTCGTCGAGGGAACCGGGATCGGACCCGAGCACAACTTCTGCAAGGAGAAGCTCACCACCCTGATGGCCGTCCACCCGTACGACGGGTCGTTCGAGGACGGTGTCGACCTCGCCCTCCAGCTCTTCGACGTCGGCGGCAAGGGCCACAGCTGCGGCATCTCCTCCAACGATGACGCCCACATCGACTACTTCGGCCGCATCATGCCGGTGTCGCGGATCATGGTGAACCAGCCGAACTCGCGGGCCAACGCGGGTGCGTTCAACAACGGCATGCCGATGACCTCATCGATGGGCTGCGGCACCTGGGGCGGCAACATCATCAGTGAGAACGTCTCACTCAAGCACTACATGAACACCACCTGGGTCTCGCGCCGGATCGAGACCGACCGTCCCTCCGATGCCGAGCTCTTCGGCGAGTTCTACGATCCCGCGCTGGAACCCGAGGGTGAGGCGAGCCCGACCGACGCAGCCTTCACCGTCGAGTGA
- a CDS encoding citryl-CoA lyase: MSTEDPEALLDEARKWWTTSIVDIHPGEIAMRGYPIEQLIGRITFPEMIWLMLMGELPTRAKAQLLEAALVSSVDHGPQAPSIAIARMAATCGPGLNGAMASAINVLDDVHGGAGQQCMEIYYEVEAEAGADGDLAKAAATVVARRKEQGLKYFPGFGHRFHPLDPRAPRLLQLVSEAADRGETSGRFAVIGAAVEDALSQGRAKRIPMNIDGATAVVYCELGLPTELGRGVFILSRSVGILAHAWEQTQQGGRIKGPQAKFLNYTYDGPARRDLPEPDQRG, encoded by the coding sequence ATGAGCACCGAGGATCCCGAGGCCCTGCTCGACGAGGCGAGGAAGTGGTGGACGACGTCCATCGTGGACATCCACCCCGGCGAGATCGCCATGCGCGGGTACCCGATCGAGCAGCTGATCGGCCGGATCACCTTTCCCGAGATGATCTGGTTGATGCTCATGGGTGAGCTGCCGACGCGCGCGAAAGCGCAACTGCTGGAGGCGGCCCTCGTCTCCAGCGTCGATCACGGCCCCCAGGCGCCGTCCATCGCGATCGCGCGGATGGCGGCGACCTGCGGTCCCGGGCTCAACGGCGCGATGGCCTCGGCGATCAACGTCCTGGACGACGTCCATGGCGGTGCCGGCCAGCAGTGCATGGAGATCTACTACGAGGTGGAGGCCGAGGCGGGCGCCGACGGTGATCTCGCGAAGGCGGCGGCCACTGTCGTCGCGCGGCGCAAGGAGCAGGGGCTGAAGTACTTCCCCGGGTTCGGGCACCGGTTCCACCCGCTCGACCCCCGTGCGCCGCGCCTGCTCCAGCTCGTCAGCGAGGCGGCGGACCGCGGCGAGACCTCGGGACGGTTCGCCGTCATCGGCGCCGCGGTCGAGGACGCCCTCAGCCAGGGCCGGGCCAAGCGGATCCCGATGAACATCGACGGTGCCACGGCCGTCGTGTACTGCGAACTCGGCCTGCCCACAGAGCTCGGGCGCGGCGTCTTCATCCTGTCGCGCTCGGTCGGGATCCTCGCCCATGCCTGGGAACAGACCCAGCAGGGCGGCCGGATCAAGGGCCCGCAGGCGAAGTTCCTGAACTACACCTACGACGGCCCGGCCCGTCGTGATCTCCCCGAACCAGACCAGCGCGGTTGA